The following are encoded together in the Chiroxiphia lanceolata isolate bChiLan1 chromosome 8, bChiLan1.pri, whole genome shotgun sequence genome:
- the CISD1 gene encoding CDGSH iron-sulfur domain-containing protein 1, whose amino-acid sequence MGPGQNSIVRVEWIAAVSLAAGAAAVGYLAYKKFLSKDKCCKAMVNPHIQKDNPKVVHAFDMEDLGDKAVYCRCWRSKKFPLCDGSHTKHNEETGDNVGPLIIKRKEA is encoded by the exons ATGGGGCCGGGGCAGAACAGCATTGTGCGGG TTGAATGGATCGCTGCAGTCTCCTtagctgctggagcagctgccgTTGGGTATCTAGCTTACAAAAAATTTCTCTCTAAAGACAAATGCTGCAAAGCAATGGTGAATCCCCATATCCAGAAGGATAACCCCAAGGTAGTCCATGCATTTGATATGGAAGATCTGGGAGACAAGGCTGTGTACTGTCGTTGTTGGAGGTCTAAGAAG ttccCACTTTGTGATGGCTCTCACACAAAGCACAACGAGGAAACTGGCGACAACGTTGGGCCTCTGATCATCAAGAGGAAGGAGGCGTAG